DNA from Polaribacter sp. NJDZ03:
AAGCTTCACCAAAAAAATTCCATGCTTCGTTTGTAGAAAAATAATTACGATAATAAGGTGTAATCATGGTGTTCTCATGGTATCTAAAATCTGCATCTTGATCTTTTAAGTTAAATGAAGCAGAAATACCAAAAGAAGAACTTTCTGTAATGTAGTTTTCATAAGAAAATTCTAAATTTTTTACAATCAATACATCTCCAATGTCTAATTTAATTTCTTGTTGTGCGTAGCTTAAAGTGCTTACTAGGAGTCCGAAAGCTAAAAGTATTTTTTTCATGTTTTTTTATTTTTTGTATCTAATGATTTTAGAAGTAGCAAATTTAGTAAATAAGATTGGTTTTAGAATCTATAACCTAAAGAGATTCCTCCTCTACCTACTACTTCTACAGAGCTGCTATCTCCGCCTAAATTACGTCCTAGCCCAAGGTAAATTTCTGTAGTAAACCCTTTTTTAGAAATAAATTTCCCTCCAACAGAGATACCAATAGCAAATTCTGTTTTAGTATCATCGTTCCCATAACTAATGTAATTGTTAGAATAATCATCGTAATAATTAGAGTTATTGTTTTCATAAGAGTGCAACATTCCAAAACCTTCAATAAAAAAACCTCTAGCAAATTTATTAGAGAAGTATCTTCTATAAAAAGGCGTTAAAGAAAATTTTCTGTATTCATCTATATTCTTATTATTATCAAGACCAACTAAAGCCCCTACACCAAAAGAAGATTCGTCATTAATTAAATACTCATAAGAAACATCTATCCATTCAAAAGCTAAAGCTCCCAAAATATTTAATTTTACTTCGTGTTTTTTATTGATGTCTTGTGGGTATTGTTCTTCTTTTTCTTGAGCAATAGAAATTGTTGTAATAAATAATAAAAGCAATAGTGTAATTTTTTTCATAATTGATTTTTTTTGGTTGATGTTACAAACGTATTAAAAAAGTACCCAAGTTTCTAAAAAATGGCTCTCAATTGCACACTTCCAGTATGAATGGTTTTTGTGTTTTCGCTCTTTCTACCTAAATAAGATAAATTCAAATTTAAAAAAGCATTCAATTTTTGATTGAATAAAAGATTCCAAGTGTAATTTTTTCCATCTTGTAAACCTTCTAACATTTGGTAGGCAACGGGTGAGTTGGTTTCTCCTGTAAAATCATTTAAAAACATATTTATATTGGCCGAAATTTGATTCTTTTTACTGTTGATATAAAAGTATTCAATTCCGAATTTCTGTTGCTTCAAATGTTCAAAATCTGCGAGTTGGTTTTCTTTATTTTTAAAGTGATAAAAAGCCGTTAAACGATTGCTGTCATTGTATAAAAAACTAATTTTTGGCTGAAACTCATTGGCGTTAATGGTATAGTTTCTATTGTTGAAATTGGCTGTTTTTAAATCATTTTCAGCGGTTTTACCCATTAACTCAAGTAACCAAAAAGTTGCAAATTTATGTGCAAAATCTAGCTGATGTAACTCAATGTTATTTTCTTGATTTCCTATAAAATATTGTTGCTTATTTCTGTTCTTTCCGTAGGTATACGTTGTGCTATATTTTTGAAGATTTCTGTTGAAATATAGACTATTTCTAAGACTGAAATTTAAACCAATCAGTTTACTTTCATCAAAATCAAAAGGATTAAAATTAAACGAATTTCCTATTCTTTGTTGTTCATTTTCTACACTTAAAAAACTCTGATTGTAAAAATTAGAAAGCAATTTTTTAACCCCATTTTTAGCAGTCCAAATTCTTGGGTTTAATGTTATAGACTGCGTAAATTTTGCGCGTTGAGTGGCAATAAACTGTAAATTAGGTTTTGGTAAACGTAAATATTCCGCTTGATCTTGAAATTCTGCAACTTCAAATTCATCAAAATCCTTAACGCCGTTACTGTTATAATCTATCCAAGTATAATACCCCAAACCTGGTTCTGTTTTCACATAAATATATTCTTGTCTTGCAACGTTACCCGATGAAGTTTCATAAACGGTTCCTAAATTGATGAAACTATTAAATAATTCCTGATTAAAAACAACTTTAGAATTTAACGATTTTTCATTTTCGGTAAACTTGTTTTCTGTAAGTCTGTAATTGGCAAAAACACTTAAATTGGTTTGTTTGTTCTGAATGATTTTACTGTTGATATAAAACGTTTTTCTATTATTGATTTCTGTAAAACGATTCGATTTTATACTGTCGTTATTTCTGTAGTTAAATCCGAATTTTGTAAACACATTAGTAGAGTCTCCAATTCCAAAATAGGTTTCATATTCTTTAAATTTATGACTGGTATTTATAAATTCTTGTGTAGTAAGATCTTTTCTGCTATTGGTTTCAAAGTTGATAAACGCACCCAACCATTTTTTATTAAAATCGTGTTCTGCTTTTGCTTTTGCTGTAAAAAATGAATTATCTTCTAAGGTTGAGGTGTTTTTTAAAAAACTACCATTTACATAAAAAGAAGTGTTTTTTAACTTCATTTTAGATTGCAGTTCATGTTTGTTACCAGAAAAAATGTCTTTATATGCAAGGTTGTTAAAACGGTATAGGATAAAGTCTTCTTTTTTATTCTGTAAAGTGAACTCCGATTGAAAATAACTTTTAGTAGCATTATTTGTTAGAATATTCCAATCTCTATTAAACTCTACAGACTCCCAACGTTGTGCTGTTTTAAAATTATTCTGCACAAATTCATGACTCATATTACTCTTTAACTGCCATTTTTTATCAATTAAAGTTTGCTGCCAATTAACCTTTGTTGCAATTGCTTTATTTTGGGCATCATCTACCGTAGAAAATAAATTGGCATCATTATTACTCAGTGCTACTTCTGTATTAATAATTGTTTTTTCTGAAGGATTGTATGCAGATTGTACAATAAATAATTGCGATTTCGTAGGTGGATTTAAACGAATAATAGGATTGTAATTCCCTTGGTTTGTGCCTACAAACAAAAAGATATTACCAATTGCTGTGGTTTCATCTAAAACATAATCTCCTAAATTGCTACCAACATTAGAAAAAGTTACCGTGTATAATTCATCTGTTGCGTTGTTGGAATATTCAAAAATTTCTTCACTTCCATTAAGTACTTTTTTATACAAGATTTTATTTTCATTAAAAGCATCTTCGTAGGCACTTTCTGCAATCATTAAATCGGTATTGTTACCAGCACTTTCTAAGATTCGTTTTTGTTCGTCTGTTAAATTTTGTTGTATTGGTTGGTTTTTGGCATCATTTTCAGAATAAAAATAACCAGCGATACTAAATTTATCGCCTTCGTAAGAAGCTTCATCATAGGTTATAAAACGAGTATAGTTTCTTTCTGAATATTGAAAATCAATTTTAATTCTCATATCATTAGTAATTGGGTATGTGGTATTGAATTCTATTTCCCCAAGATTATAATCTATAGTATATTCATTTTCATCTCCGCGTTTAATTTGAATTCCATTGATAAACACCTTCTCGCTACCTTCAATAATTAAAATGGCACTTTCATTATTAGTACCTAAAATTTTATAGGGACCTTGATTTCCTTCTACACTCGTAATATTATAAGAACTAAATTGTCCTCTTACCACAGCTCCAGAAGCAGCAACTTTAAAGTTGTCGTTTAGTTGCGCTTCTATCAATAAGCCAGAAACTTGTTTGGTAAATGGCAAGAAATAACTTTTGGTGTTTTGTAGTGAAATATCACCAGCTTTTACACGCCAATTATCCGTAAACATTTCAATAAAAATACGATCGAAATCGGTGATATTTTGTGAATATCCGTTTTCTTGAATCGGAATATTGGTGTCAAAAATATTGGCTCTTAACGTAACGTCTTTAGAGAGTTTACCCGATATTTCTAAATCTAAAGCTGAGTTTGTAACTGCATTTTGATTGTTACCCGATGTAATTCCTCTCGTTATAAATCCTTTAGTTTGTAAACCATCAAATAATTTGATGTCCGATGCTTTTTTGTTGGTAGTTAAACTGTATAATTTACCGGTATTTGTACCATTTGGAAGTATAAACTTTTCATCAAAAGGAGTATAAATTTTGGTAATAAAATCGGGAAGTCTAAAATATTCAACTGTAATTTCTGTGTGTTTTGCTGAATTGATAATTAAAACGGCATTGCTAAAATCGATAGTATATTCAGAAAAAGGAATTTCCTTAGAAAAAGCATCGATTACTTTAAATTTCTCTGGGTTTAAAGCCACAGAATCTAATTGAATAGTGTCTTTTTCAATCAAATATTTCTGTATTCTAAAATCTTTAGATACAGTTTGAGACTGGATTGAGAATCCAATAAAAAGTAAAAAGAAGAAGAGAATTCTTTGAATCATAAAAAACTATATGTTCTAAACGTAAAAATATGTTTTTTAATGTTTGAATAATAAAATTAGAACAGCGATTGCTGTTTTACAGGGTTTTCGTGTGCCAATAACCATTTTTTACGCCAAATTCCGCCAGCATAACCTGTTAAGGAACCATCAGATCCTATAACTCTATGACAGGGAATGATAATCCAAATTGGATTTTTACCATTTGCAGAAGCCACTGCTCTTATGGCTTTTACATCTCCTAAAGCTTTGCTTTGTTCTAAATAGGTTCTGGTTTTATTATAAGGAATATTTAATAATTCGTCCCACACTTTTTTTTGGAAATCGGTTCCTTGTGGATTCAATTTTAAATCGAAATTACTTCTTTTACCAGAAAAATATTGGTCTAATTGAGTGACACATTCTTGTAAACATTCAGGAACTTCTTTTGATGTAGATACGTCTTCATTTAAAACAGCAACAGATTGAATGCCGTTTTCGTTTCCTACAATTTTTGCGGTTCCTAATGGTGTTTTGTAGTATGTGGTTTGTAAGCTCAATGAATATTTTTTTTGTAAATCTAAAGTTGGTAGTCTATAGATTTAAAAATAAATCTAATTCTTACATTGTTTTGTATTTATAATGGATGCTTTTACATATTTCTGAGTTTGGCTAAAGCCTTTGGCAATTCAAAATATTATAAACTTTATGGATATCAATTTTTTAATTGCCTATGGATTTATCCATAGGTAAATAAAAGATATCAACTTCGGCTTTAGCCAAACCTTACTTTATTCTGATTTATTCTTTTACTTAAAATTTATTGTAAATACTCTAAATGAATACCAATTTAAATACCAAAAACATCTTTAGAATTCTGAGTAGTAATTGCTGCAATTTCATCAAAAGAAAGTCCATAAATATCTACCAATTTATCAACAATGTTGGTTAAATAAGCGCTTTCATTTCTTTTTCCTCTGTATGGAGTTGGTGCTAAATAAGGCGCATCGGTTTCTAAAACAATGTGTTTTATGTCAATTTCATTCAGAAATTTATCAATTTTACCATTTTTAAACGTAGAAACACCACCAATTCCTAATTTCATATTGTAAGAAATAGCCTGTTTTGCTTGTTCTAAAGTTCCTGTAAAACAGTGAAAAATCCCTCTTAAATCATCTCCTTTTTCAGATTCTAAGACTTCAAAAACTTCATCAAAAGCATTTCTACAGTGAATATTAATTGGCATCTTTTTTTCTTTTGCCCATTGAATTTGTGTTCTAAAAGCATCTTGCTGTTGTGTTAAAAAAGTTTTATCCCAATACAAATCCATTCCGATTTCGCCAATAGCATAAAATTTCTTTTCATCAATCCATTTTTTAACATGCGCTAGTTCTTCTAAATAGTTTTCTTTAACAGAAGTAGGGTGTAAGCCCATCATTAAAAAAACATCATTTGGATAGTCTTTTTCTAATTGAAACATTTTATCTGTATACGTAGAATCTATCGCAGGGATGAAAAAACGAGTAACACCAGCCTCTTTAGCGCGTTGCATCATTTCTGATTGGTCTTCTTTAAACTGACTAGAATATAAATGGGTGTGTGTATCTGTAATCATGTTGTGTAAAATTTCAGCTGCAAAACTACAAATTATTCTTAGTGAAAAGGGCTATTGTTTAGCGTTTTATAAAACGTACCTTTGCAGAAAAATATTAAGAATGACTTTTCAAGATTTAGGAATCTCTAATCAATTACAATATGCTATTGATGACTTGGGGTATGTGAACCCAACGCCAATACAAGAACAAGCATTTTCTGTTGTAAGATCAGGGAAAGATGTAGTAGGAATTGCG
Protein-coding regions in this window:
- a CDS encoding DUF3575 domain-containing protein, with amino-acid sequence MKKITLLLLLFITTISIAQEKEEQYPQDINKKHEVKLNILGALAFEWIDVSYEYLINDESSFGVGALVGLDNNKNIDEYRKFSLTPFYRRYFSNKFARGFFIEGFGMLHSYENNNSNYYDDYSNNYISYGNDDTKTEFAIGISVGGKFISKKGFTTEIYLGLGRNLGGDSSSVEVVGRGGISLGYRF
- a CDS encoding TatD family hydrolase — its product is MITDTHTHLYSSQFKEDQSEMMQRAKEAGVTRFFIPAIDSTYTDKMFQLEKDYPNDVFLMMGLHPTSVKENYLEELAHVKKWIDEKKFYAIGEIGMDLYWDKTFLTQQQDAFRTQIQWAKEKKMPINIHCRNAFDEVFEVLESEKGDDLRGIFHCFTGTLEQAKQAISYNMKLGIGGVSTFKNGKIDKFLNEIDIKHIVLETDAPYLAPTPYRGKRNESAYLTNIVDKLVDIYGLSFDEIAAITTQNSKDVFGI
- a CDS encoding methylated-DNA--[protein]-cysteine S-methyltransferase — encoded protein: MSLQTTYYKTPLGTAKIVGNENGIQSVAVLNEDVSTSKEVPECLQECVTQLDQYFSGKRSNFDLKLNPQGTDFQKKVWDELLNIPYNKTRTYLEQSKALGDVKAIRAVASANGKNPIWIIIPCHRVIGSDGSLTGYAGGIWRKKWLLAHENPVKQQSLF
- a CDS encoding DUF3575 domain-containing protein, with product MKKILLAFGLLVSTLSYAQQEIKLDIGDVLIVKNLEFSYENYITESSSFGISASFNLKDQDADFRYHENTMITPYYRNYFSTNEAWNFFGEAFLGINSGKNEITDSADTITGYDKYTDAALGIAVGTKYITESGLTIDVHAGIGRNLFGSDSPTLVPRLGVNIGWRF